A window of the Hordeum vulgare subsp. vulgare chromosome 5H, MorexV3_pseudomolecules_assembly, whole genome shotgun sequence genome harbors these coding sequences:
- the LOC123451932 gene encoding exosome complex component CSL4: MAATAMEHDGGAEVVVTPGELLGPSSSLAAGRGAYAEGRSVRASVTGRRRFVPPAPGSSDQRSTVEVVGHKAHGAVPQPGSIVIARVTKVMARMASADIMCVDSKAVKEKFTGMIRQQDVRATEIDKVDMYQSYRPGDIVRALVLSLGDARAYYLSTAKNELGVVSAQSIAGGTLVPTSWTEMQCELTGQIEQRKVAKVE; encoded by the exons ATGGCGGCCACGGCGATGGAGCACGACGGCGGCGCCGAGGTGGTGGTCACCCCGGGGGAGCTCCTCGGGCCCTCCTCGTCCCTTGCGGCCGGGCGCGGCGCCTACGCCGAAGGCCGCTCGGTGCGCGCGTCGGTCACCGGCCGCCGCCGCTTCGTGCCCCCCGCCCCCGGCTCCTCCGACCAG AGGTCCACGGTGGAGGTGGTCGGGCACAAGGCGCACGGAGCCGTGCCGCAGCCCGGGAGCATCGTCATTGCCCGT GTAACGAAGGTTATGGCTAGGATGGCTTCTGCAGATATAATGTGTGTCGACTCAAAGGCTGTCAAGGAAAAGTTCACTGGCATGATAAG GCAGCAAGATGTTCGTGCAACTGAGATCGACAAGGTGGATATGTACCAGTCATATCGACCTGGTGACATTGTCAGAGCTCTGGTT CTCTCTCTTGGGGATGCAAGGGCATACTATCTTTCGACTGCCAAGAATGAACTTGGAGTTGTTTCTGCCCAAAGTATAGCTG GTGGTACACTGGTCCCAACCAGTTGGACTGAGATGCAATGTGAACTGACTGGCCAAATTGAGCAAAGAAAAGTTGCAAAAGTGGAGTAG